Sequence from the Pontibacter pudoricolor genome:
TTTCACATGCTGTATCGTACGCACATCTTCCCGAACTATAGCCTGCTGCACTTCCTCAACCGATAACGATGATAAGATCATCAGACCTGTGTTGGGCCCTACCCCTGAAATAGAGATCAGGTGCAGAAAAGTTTCTTTCTCGGCAGCGGTCATAAAACCATACAAGGTATGGGCATCTTCCTTGATGTGCAGGTAAGTATGCAACCGGCAACGTTCGCCATCTGGCAAAGCAGAATAAGTCCCTAAGGATATCTTGATCTGATACCCTATCCCACCTACGTCAATAATAACATAGGTGGGATCTTTATAGGTTAACTTGCCATCGATATAGGCTATCATCTATATATGTTTGTTGTTATAGTTCTGTGCATCTACGACAGCAATGGCTACCATGTTTACAATTTCTCTGATAGAACTGCCAAGTTGCAGAATATGAACAGGTTTACGCATACCCATCAGTACCGGGCCAATGGCTTCGGCACCACCAATCTCCTGTAATAACTTATAAGCAATGTTGCCGGCAGTTAGCGTCGGGAACACCAGTGTGTTGGCTCCTTTTTCTGCTAACGTGCTGAAAGGATAATGTTCGCGTAACAGGTTGCGGTTAAGGGCAGTGTTGGCCTGCATTTCGCCATCAATCAACAGGTCCGGGTAGCGCTGCTTTGCTTTACGAACTGCCTCAGATCCTTTGTTAGGAATATCGCCCTGCACCGAGCCAAAGTTAGAGTACGACAATACTGCCATACGTGGCTCAGTATCAAAGAACTTGACAGTACGGGCAGTCAGACCAATAATATCTACCAGCTCATCGGCAGTCGGGTTAATGTTTACCGTGGTATCAGCAAAAAAGTAAGGCTCCTTTTTGTTCAGGATGATGTACATACCTGCTACTTTGTTCACGCCTTCTTCTACACCAATTACCTGAATGGCCGGCAGTATAGTTCTGGAGTAATCGCGGGTAAGGCCGGAAATTAAGGCATCTACTTCGCCGGTTTCCAGCATCAGGCTACCAAAGTAAATTCTGTCGCGAACCAGACGGCGGCAGTCGAATAAGGTCAGGCCTTTGCGCTGACGCTTTTTGTAAAGTATCTGGGCAAACTCCTCACGCTTGGCATCTTCTTCAAACGGGTCAATGATGGTGACACCCTGCAGATCGATGTGGTTTTCGTGAATGATTTCCTGAATTCGTACCCGGTTACCTAATAGTATAGGCTCAGCAATTAACTGTTCTTTAACTGTTTGGGCTGCCTTCAGGATTTTATAGTTGTCTGCTTCTGCAAACAGTACACGCTTCGGATCTTTTTTGGCCTGGTTGTTAATGCGGGTCATTAACTTCTGGTCAATGCCAATGCGCTCCTGTAGTTCCTGCTCGTAACCTTCCCAATCCGTAATCGGGTATTTGGCTACTCCGCTCTCCATGGCTGCCTTGGCCACTGCCGGCGAAACTGTAGTTATCAGGCGTGGGTCCAGTGGTTTAGGTATCAGGTAAAATCTGCCGAAAGAGATCGTGTTATCGCCATACGCTTTATGTACGATGTCCGGAACAGGTTCTTTTGCCAGTTTAGCCAGCGCATGTACGGCTGCCAGTTTCATTTCTTCGTTGATCTCAGTTGCACGAACATCCAGTGCCCCTCTGAAAATGTAAGGGAAACCAAGCACGTTATTTACCTGGTTCGGATGGTCGGAGCGGCCGGTTGCCATAATCAGGTCTTCGCGGGTGGACATCGCCACATCATAAGGTATTTCCGGGTCAGGGTTAGCCAGTGCAAAAATGATCGGGTTAGGAGCCATCAGCTTTACAAAGTCCGGGTTCAGTACGTTACCAGCGGACAAGCCAACAAACACATCGGCATCGCGCATGGCATCTTCCAGGGTGTTTATCTTACGCAGCGTTACAAACTGGGCTCTGTAAATATCCAGGTCGTTACGTTCCGGACGGATGATGCCTCCTTTATCGAACATCACGATGTTATCCATCTTTACACCCAGGGCTACATAAAGCTTGGCACAGGCAATAGCGGCAGCACCTGCTCCGTTTACGACCATTTTTATCTCACCTATCTTTTTACCGGCAAGTTCCAGTGCATTTAAAAGCGCTGCAGAAGAGATAATGGCTGTGCCGTGCTGGTCGTCGTGCATGAGCGGAATATTCATCTGCTCTTTCAGGGCGTTCTCTATCTTAAAGCTTTCAGGAGCCTTAATGTCTTCCAAGTTAATGCCGCCAAACGTAGGCTCCAGCGACTTTACAATGCGAACAAACTCGGCAGGGTCGGTACAATCTATTTCAATGTCAAATACATCAATACCTGCAAATTTTTTGAAAAGTACACCTTTCCCTTCCATTACCGGCTTTGATGCATCCGGGCCGATATTGCCGAGGCCAAGCACAGCAGTACCATTCGAAATAACACCTACCAGGTTACCTTTGGCAGTATATTTATAAACATTCTCTTTATCAGCGGCTATTTCTTTGCAGGGCTCGGCAACGCCGGGCGAGTAAGCGAGGGCCAGGTCGTGCTGGGTGCTTACCATCTTAGTTGGTATTACTTCAATCTTGCCAGGTTTACCCTCCATGTGGTAGTTCAGGGCATCCTGCTTGTTAACTTTAATCATAGGTAATCGAATTTTATGGGTAGAGGCAAGGGGCCTCTGTTATGTCTGTTGCCTGTAAAAAGCCAATTTGATAAGAATTTGTTGCTTATCAAAAAAACCGGAGCCAAAGATACGGGTATGTATGTTAAAACACATTGATTCTAACTGTAATATAATAAAAACAGCACCTTCCGGCGAGGAAGGTGCTGTTACTTTATAGTTACTAAAAGTTAGCCAAGTATAAGTTTCTGGCCGGGCTTTATCTGGTTCGACTTTAATTTGTTCAGTTTCTTTATCTGCTCTACACTGATGCCGTTATACTTCTGAGAGATGGTCCATAATGTATCGCCGGGCTGTACCTGGTGCACGACCTCCTGTTGCTTCTCAGAAATTTTAAGTGCTGGCTTAGCAGCTTTTTTAGCAACTATAGGTTTGGCTTCTGCTTCTTCGGCAGGAGAGACCATGGCTATAGCTTCTGTCGTTTTTGGCTGATAAACCGTTAGTTTCTGGTTCGCCATTATCGTTGACTTACGCAGGTTATTCCAGTCCTTCAGTTGCTCTACCGTTACATTATGCTTTGTAGCTATAGATGAAAGGTTATCGCCACGCTGTACGGTATAGAATTTCTTTTCTGTGGTATCGGTTTGTGTGGTAGCAGCAGGGGCCGGAGTTGCAGATGCTAATAACACAGGTGCCTGAGCCGGCTCACGTTCCTGTACAGGTTTTGGCTCCGGAGCAACAGGTGAAGCAGCGGCTATCATGCAGCTAAGGTCAGCAGCGGATGCAATAAGCTGTGAGCGCTCGGCTGGTACGCGCAGTTTATAGTTGCGGGTGCTGGCCGGCAATACATTCTTTTTGATCTCCGGGTTTAAGGCAAGCAGGGTTTTTGTGTCAACGTGCAGTTCTTCTGCCAGCTTCTCCAGGTCTATGGCCTGGTTTATAGTTATGGTTTCAACGTCATGCGCATACAGTACCGAATCTGTAAAGATATTGTGCTGCGGCGCATAGTTCATGGTATAGATCACGGCCGTCATGGACGGGACATAGCTGCGCGTTTCTTTTGGCAGGTAGGGGAAGATCTCCCAGAATGTTTTCTTGCCACCGCCAGCTCTGCGAATGGCTTTGTTTACGTTACCCGGTCCGCAGTTGTAAGCAGCCATGGCAAGTTCCCAGTCGCCATAGGTTTTGTGCAGGCGCTTCAGGAAACGGCAGGCAGCATCAGTTGCTTTCTCCGGATCCATGCGCTCATCTATATAGTTGTTCTGATCCAGGCCGTACTCTTTACCGGTTACCGGAATAAACTGCCATAAACCAACAGCCTTTGCCCAAGAAGCCGCCTTCGGGTTAAGCCCCGACTCAACTATAGCCAGGTACTTCATCTCTTCGGGCATATCATACTTTTTAAGGTATTTTTCGAAAAGCGGGAAGTACACATTCTGGCGCGAAAGCATCGTACGGCTGTACTTGCGGTTGCGAATGGTAAAGTAATCAATAAAATTTCTTACAAACGGGTTGAATGTAAGCGGTATCTCAGACTCAATACAACTCAAACGGTCCTGTATTACCTCGTTAGGCTCGTTGGGGATATACTCTGCCAGCAACGCCAGTTCTTCCGGCGAAAGCTCAGCAGTGTCGCCCAACGCCAGTAAGGTGTCGTTTATAGTTTGGAAATCATATTTGAAGCTGGTTGGTGCGGCAAGGGCGTAGTTTGCCCAGATGCCGCCAACTATAGCCGCAACTACGGTAAAGAGTTTAGAATACGTCATTTTTATTTATGCTTCAACGGGAATCTTATCCAGTATGTAATTCGAGAAAGCCAGCAAAGCTGCCTCATCGAATGAGCGGGTCATTAATTGTAACCCGATGGAAAGGCCGTTGGTGTCGCGGCTAACCGGAAGTGATATTGCCGGAACACCAGCCAAAGAAGCTTGCACTGTAAAAATATCAGCCAGATACATCGCTAACGGATTAGCTGTATTCTCCCCGATTTTAAAGGCTGTGGTCGGAGCTGTAGGCAATATAAGGAAATCATATTTCTGAAGCAACTCATCGGTCTTCTCCTTTATCAGCCTTCTAACTTTCTGAGCCTTTGTGTAATAAGCATCATAATAGTCGGCGCTCAGCACAAAGGTGCCCAGCATAATACGGCGCTGCACTTCTTTGCCAAACCCTTCGGATCTGGTTTTTTTGTACAACGATGTAAGGTCAGAGATATTGGGACTGCGGTAGCCATATTTTACACCGTCGTAGCGCCCCAGGTTGGAACTGGCTTCGGCAGTAGTTAAAATATAATAGGTCGGTACCATGTAATCCAGATATGGGAACTCTACGGCTTCCACTTCATGCCCTTCCGTTACTAGAAGATCTTTTACGCCAAGTATGGCATCTCTTACTTCCGTGTCAAGGCCTTCGCTCTCGAAGCAGTCGCGGATGTAACCGATCTTGTACTTTTTATCAGACTGCAGCAGCGTGCTATAGTTTGGAACCGGCTGATGGCTGGCAGTGCTGTCGAACTCATCTGGTCCGGCCATTACTTCCAGTAACAGGGCAGCATCTTCTACACTTTTAGTAAACAAACCGATCTGGTCGAAAGAAGAAGCATAAGCGATAAGGCCGTAGCGCGAAATGCGGGAATACGTAGGCTTTAACCCAACCACTCCGCAGAACGAAGCAGGCTGGCGCACAGACCCACCTGTATCGGAACCGATAGCAGCAAGGCACATATCGGCCTGTACCGAAACAGCGGAACCGCCTGAAGAACCACCCGGAACCCGGGTAGTATCATCGGCGTTAAGTACAGGTCCGAAAGATGAATTCTCGTTTGAGGCTCCCATGGCAAACTCATCGCAGTTCTGGCGGCCTATAATAATAGCATCCTCAGCTATGAGGCGCTCTAAGGCAGTAGCAGTATACAATGATTTAAACCCGTTCAGAATCTGGCTCGAAGCCTGCAGACTATGGCCCTGGTAAGCAATCACGTCTTTTACGCCAATCACCATACCGGCCAGTTTACCGGCAGTGCCGTTGGCC
This genomic interval carries:
- the ruvA gene encoding Holliday junction branch migration protein RuvA, whose translation is MIAYIDGKLTYKDPTYVIIDVGGIGYQIKISLGTYSALPDGERCRLHTYLHIKEDAHTLYGFMTAAEKETFLHLISISGVGPNTGLMILSSLSVEEVQQAIVREDVRTIQHVKGIGAKTAQRIILELKDKMKKEVLLSDAGLSPAGVAHNTNRAEALSALVTLGFAKNVAEKTLDSIIKREGSNLSVEELIKFALKSS
- a CDS encoding NADP-dependent malic enzyme, with the translated sequence MIKVNKQDALNYHMEGKPGKIEVIPTKMVSTQHDLALAYSPGVAEPCKEIAADKENVYKYTAKGNLVGVISNGTAVLGLGNIGPDASKPVMEGKGVLFKKFAGIDVFDIEIDCTDPAEFVRIVKSLEPTFGGINLEDIKAPESFKIENALKEQMNIPLMHDDQHGTAIISSAALLNALELAGKKIGEIKMVVNGAGAAAIACAKLYVALGVKMDNIVMFDKGGIIRPERNDLDIYRAQFVTLRKINTLEDAMRDADVFVGLSAGNVLNPDFVKLMAPNPIIFALANPDPEIPYDVAMSTREDLIMATGRSDHPNQVNNVLGFPYIFRGALDVRATEINEEMKLAAVHALAKLAKEPVPDIVHKAYGDNTISFGRFYLIPKPLDPRLITTVSPAVAKAAMESGVAKYPITDWEGYEQELQERIGIDQKLMTRINNQAKKDPKRVLFAEADNYKILKAAQTVKEQLIAEPILLGNRVRIQEIIHENHIDLQGVTIIDPFEEDAKREEFAQILYKKRQRKGLTLFDCRRLVRDRIYFGSLMLETGEVDALISGLTRDYSRTILPAIQVIGVEEGVNKVAGMYIILNKKEPYFFADTTVNINPTADELVDIIGLTARTVKFFDTEPRMAVLSYSNFGSVQGDIPNKGSEAVRKAKQRYPDLLIDGEMQANTALNRNLLREHYPFSTLAEKGANTLVFPTLTAGNIAYKLLQEIGGAEAIGPVLMGMRKPVHILQLGSSIREIVNMVAIAVVDAQNYNNKHI
- a CDS encoding lytic transglycosylase domain-containing protein, with amino-acid sequence MTYSKLFTVVAAIVGGIWANYALAAPTSFKYDFQTINDTLLALGDTAELSPEELALLAEYIPNEPNEVIQDRLSCIESEIPLTFNPFVRNFIDYFTIRNRKYSRTMLSRQNVYFPLFEKYLKKYDMPEEMKYLAIVESGLNPKAASWAKAVGLWQFIPVTGKEYGLDQNNYIDERMDPEKATDAACRFLKRLHKTYGDWELAMAAYNCGPGNVNKAIRRAGGGKKTFWEIFPYLPKETRSYVPSMTAVIYTMNYAPQHNIFTDSVLYAHDVETITINQAIDLEKLAEELHVDTKTLLALNPEIKKNVLPASTRNYKLRVPAERSQLIASAADLSCMIAAASPVAPEPKPVQEREPAQAPVLLASATPAPAATTQTDTTEKKFYTVQRGDNLSSIATKHNVTVEQLKDWNNLRKSTIMANQKLTVYQPKTTEAIAMVSPAEEAEAKPIVAKKAAKPALKISEKQQEVVHQVQPGDTLWTISQKYNGISVEQIKKLNKLKSNQIKPGQKLILG
- the gatA gene encoding Asp-tRNA(Asn)/Glu-tRNA(Gln) amidotransferase subunit GatA — its product is MRPYNSLRDIRTDIANGQITCNQLVTHYLQNIKEKASLNAFLEVFEEEALAQAAIVDQKLANGTAGKLAGMVIGVKDVIAYQGHSLQASSQILNGFKSLYTATALERLIAEDAIIIGRQNCDEFAMGASNENSSFGPVLNADDTTRVPGGSSGGSAVSVQADMCLAAIGSDTGGSVRQPASFCGVVGLKPTYSRISRYGLIAYASSFDQIGLFTKSVEDAALLLEVMAGPDEFDSTASHQPVPNYSTLLQSDKKYKIGYIRDCFESEGLDTEVRDAILGVKDLLVTEGHEVEAVEFPYLDYMVPTYYILTTAEASSNLGRYDGVKYGYRSPNISDLTSLYKKTRSEGFGKEVQRRIMLGTFVLSADYYDAYYTKAQKVRRLIKEKTDELLQKYDFLILPTAPTTAFKIGENTANPLAMYLADIFTVQASLAGVPAISLPVSRDTNGLSIGLQLMTRSFDEAALLAFSNYILDKIPVEA